GGTAGGGCTTTTGTCGACAAGTATAACCAGACAGACTGTACAGACACTGTGCAGCTTTCTTTTTAACTAGCGGAGTGGAATGACTTGGTTAATGTGGTAATGTGGACTTTCATTTAGATGTCACTGCCACTACCGACTTTTTTTGTCAGGTCAGTTTGGGAAGAATTGTCTTCTGCTTTGAAATGTGAGCTTTTTATGGACCTGTACTTTTCATTTGGTTGGAGAGATGCGTATTTTTGCAACCGAACCTGATGGCGGGATTTTTGGCGAAATCCACTTCACTGTAACTTCAGTGAATCTTATTCGTTTTAGAGTTGTTTTAAGTGACCTGTAGCCAGTGTCGggcaggatttttttgtttatttcagtatttctaCAGCCTGTGAGCGACCCCTGTACGACCATCACACTAACCTACACATAAGAGTAAGTAGCCTGTTGCTCCTTCTTACTTTTTTTCAATCAACTTTTTTTGAGCGCAACTCAAGATGTGGATAAACCAGCAGCTAACAAGAACGCTActttaattaaactttaattattcttttttttggtttactttaagtttatatttatatatgctaTATTTTGTTGCCATATATTTATtcttaattaattttctatctGAATGagttctgtgtgtctgtctgacctTACAGATATGAAAACAGAATATATCCATTGAActacattaaataataataacaataataagaataatgtaTTGGCAAAGAGCAGTTCATGTCCAGTGTCACTTTCCATCCTGTTATACGTCTCACAGCAGGCTTGGACATGGAAGCTCCTGTATAAACATTTTACTGTCTGTTCTCCTCTAAAGATGAACTGaagcacatgtgcacacaaaataatattcacatttggCTGAAAACATTGAATAAACAATTTAATCTTCTCCCACTGTAATAGTATCTGCTGCTCtgcgtttttttctttttttcctgccacATGTAAAAATAGATGCAGTTACACTTTGAAGCTGCAGATCATTTCTCACAGCCACAACTTTCTAACTGCTCTTCAAAGTACCGAGAGGAAAACGCCTCGTTACTCACCGATTCAGCCGCCGCCGGCGAAACGCGAGTCCGTgcagcggaggaggaggaacgaCTTCGATGAAAAACTGGAGACACTGCTGGCGACGGCAGGCTGGACCCTCAGATCGGGGCTGCACAATGTGCGTCGCACATTCCACACAGCTGACAGGCAGAGACTAAAATAGGCAAGAAGGGAAAGAGCCGCGCACCTGCAGTGCCTGAGAGCTCCGACAGGGGGAGACGGAGCACAGATGAACCCCCGGCATCATCGGCTCTGAGGACATACTGGGTTCCGAACTCCACTGGCAAATCCGCCAATTTAATGATGGAGcggaaaaaaagatttgttgcTTCATGTTGGTTCATGAGAAAACGCATATCCTACTGTCTTATCTGgtgtttgtgtaaaattgaGATagagacatgtttttaaatactgcagTGTTAAAACGTTTTGGAGGGAATTGGTGGTAACATGCTTATAGGAACGCGAACAAACCGACTGTTTGCGTTCCTATAAGCAAGAATGATGTGcagttgtcatgaaatttgatttgttttggacagacatcaaatttcaaataaaatttatatttacatttttaaatatacatttgattttgtatgtaaaatccaAACTATTTAAAAAGGAATTGTAATGTTCATATGTAATATACATTCACAACGACTGTATTCctatttgaaatttaatttatattattttgacaaaataaacttAACTCAAGACCCATCGACTAATcaatctccatgacaactgagaaaATTACAAACACTGATGCAGACTGGGACATGTAgttgaaaacatcaaaaaaaaggtaataaacCCTGAATTCGCTTATTGCGAACTGTAACTGAGCTACTGTTAATTTCATGCTCAGTTTAATGTATATGATATTGTAGCCTGACAGTCAGTATTATATCATTtacattgttgtgtgtgtgtgtgtgtgcaagaagattaagaaaaatgcacacagtaaaataaagtataatttatttttttacagcaaaataTAGACACATCTAACCTATTTACatctacattttacatttgcacAATGTTACATTGATAATAGTCACTGATCCAATCTGTCAACATTACACATTACAGAATCTTTTGCGGTTAAGACATCTGAAGCCACccatttatttcactttctaCATTCATAATGCACATATACATCCAAGTGACTGCTTTTAATTATACCAGGAATTGATGtttctaaaaaataaagttgataAGTGTAGCTTTTTGCCTTTAGGTTCACTTTAACCTTAGCTGAACAGTACAATCCTAAGTGTCATGTAGCTAAAactatttacacacacacacacacacacaataacacataCTCGCAAACTGTACTCAGTTATATACGCAGTGAGATCCGGATGCCCAGAGATGAATCAGCTCCTCAGTCAAAGCTTtagacatttcattttgttttactgctgtgtgactgtgtgatgTCTGAATGGATGTTGAAAATTCCAGTTACAGAGCTGGAAAAGCAGACTGCAAACACCAAAATGGCAAGAGAGGATCTGCTGAGAGGGTTTCTTATGTTCTGCttcagtatatacagtaagtgaaaCTAATTAACCAGGAACATTATGACAGATTATGTTATTTATCCCTCAACAGAAAATCCTGCTCTCATGTTTCAACCTTACAGAAAGACCAACAACAGAAAATCCTTCATGCCAAAACTGCAGAAGTCAAGGGCAAACTTGTTGGCCATCTTGAATTGACAACATTATAGGCAGACGGAGGGCTTAATACATTGTACTTTGTTTAACTGTACTAAAGTGAAGATCTGTCAAGCCAAGCAACTAGATAGGATTTTACCTCAGGTACACAAGCTTGTCGCTGTACACTTGACTGAATGAATCAGATTTAACCTTCTGCGATTGTAGTTGGGTACAGTCACAATAATGAGACACCAAATTCTTCACCAAACTGCCAGTTAAATGGGGCAGCTCAACATTCTGGAAAGTTTTCCTGTCCTCTTGCTCTCTGAGAGTGAGATATTTTTTGGCAAACAACAGCCAGTCATAGTGATTGTGCACCATGAACGCATTAAGAGAACTGGATGCCATGTTCCAAGATGGCATCCCATCTATTTCAATAGAAGTTGCTAGTAGGGAGCATATATGGCGAAAAGATTTTTCAGGCTTCCTCTGGCTTCAGAATGAGTATAAGATACTGAATTAAAGTTAAAGAGGCTCAAACTTAGAGAGACTTAAGagtttacaaaaaatgtatcatttgtCAAGGCTGTGGAGACTGAGTCTggcacagaccaaaacacagctAAAGTAGAGCTACCAAGGCCAAAGCGTCCCACGGGTTGGATGGTGTATTTTAAAACGATTACTAACATTGGTCTTGTTAGCAAGGCCGCCATAAAGTAGCCCGTGGATGTCTTAGGCTACCAGTCACGGGACCCTGCCCCTCACTTCTCGCAGCGGTCCCTCGGGAGTATCCTCTTGTCCTGACACACCATGACTGCTGACAAGTCTGCCAGCTCCACCAAAACTAATCTGTATACTGAGATCTGATGATAATGTTGGCGGATTTGAGATAACGTCACCTAAAACTCGCCTACCCTACATGATACAGACACACTCTGCCCCCTTCctaaatgacattatttttacatgacaTTCCTACAAACAGTGAGTCAGTTTGAGTTCAAGTGTTTAAGGCCTGgagcagggtgtgtgtgtgtgtgtgtgtgtgtgtgtgtgtgtgtgtgtgtgtgtgtgtgtgtgtgtctgtgtgtgtgtgtgcgcgtgcgtgtgtgtgttcaggcagTCCTTCCACTCTGCCCCGGCACTTGCAGGAGGACATCTGCCTTTTCTAATTCGGTCACTGCCATGTGACAGTAACTGGGTAAGCGGAGATCATAGCGGTGCCCGGACTTGTCAAAAGCGTTGTCATTAAGGGAGTACAGCTTCTCTGCAATGTCATTGCGCACAACCAGGGCAAAGATcttggctatgtagcgatgCTTAGCAAAAAGCAGGTAGagtttcttcctcctccacgCCACATATCGGCAAGGGTTATCAGCACGCAGGGTCACCTGTGGAGAACAGAACATTTGGCAGACAGATGAGGCTGAAAGAATGTATTCATGTGTGTaagttaaaggataattccactTTATTACAGCTAAGGTTTTTctttctatcagttatgataaccTAAGTAagtgctgagatctgggaagaGATTGACAAAATTATCAAGCTAAGATCCAACTTTTAATAAACTAAATTATCCCCTTAATGGGGTCAGATGAACTTCAAACCAAGGTCAAATTTAGGACAAATATTTCAGTTAAATGGCCTTTTTAATAATCTAAGTCTGATAATTGATCAAACTGACCAATAATACTTATACTCATTTGTCATGAACTGGATTTCATTAACCTAgtttaacagttttgtttttagattCCTTTGGCTGATGTATTATTTGATATATTCTAATAGTAAATGAAATCAGGTTTTAAATAATCTTAATTCATCAGGAGCCCTCTCCATTCTCAAGAACATAGAATATATAACATTTAATACTgcacttaaagaaaaaagcaggCATTATTCTATATATTTCCTATCGTCATCAAATCCTATAAAAAGACCCACACCAACAACGTGTTGGTGTATGTCTGTCCGACTGCAGATgtaaatcttgaaaaaaaaaaaaaacagctcataaagacatagtttcattttttaaacaggtTCAGTAATTctctaaaacagctggacactgtagtttttggaaaatgagCAACATTTTCCTAACAGGAGTGAATAGTGGCTTAATCCACCGTGtttttgcatgtgcatgtgagtTAAAAAGTACCTGGAAGACACCCTCCTCTGATGGTCTGAGAGAGTCCCACTCAGGCGAATCCAGGAACTGGAAAGGGTAGATATAATGGAGAAACTCTCCATTAACTGTCACACGGATTCTGTAGGAGAACGAATGGAAAGTAGATATTAACTTTCCGGTAGGAAACACTGTAACATGAAAGGCAGGTCGACGCTAAATCACACAGGACACAAAAACTGCTGCTACAATGATAATCAGTGGTACCGTCCTGTTCTGGCAGAACTGCCGGGGAAAACACGCCCGCTGCGACTTGAAGTGTTTGTTCCCGTCAGTGCAACAGGCTAGAACGCCTCAACCCTTACGGCACAGATTTCATGAAATGTAGTGTGATTAGGCATTGACACCCAGAGGTCAACCGTGTCTAGTCATAGATCGCCAATGCATGTGCTGATGAGGGGAGATGAGGTCATGACAAACCACAGCATATCTcccaaattaatattttcttacAACAAACATATTCTTTGCATAGCAggatgcacttttttttttcttgcacttgACTTCCTTGTTCCATTTTCTGATCGTGTAAACCACAGCACTGAAGAAACTGTTTCTGTTTActaaatattgtatatacacacagagagtgACGATAAATTCACATCATTTAATTGTGTTCAATGTGCCGAGCCCTTTTTTCAATCCCTGCCAAATGCCAGTCGGTAGGTTTATGCTTCTCTCATTCCATGAGAAGCGAGCTCATGGACATTTAAAGAACTTTGAGAAGGCAAGATAAATTCATCCCAGGCTTCGCAGCACGTCAACAGCTAAATCATCAGCAGAGGCGGCATTTTATTCACTGGCGATAACAGTCGAGAGAAGTTAAGAGGTGCAGACGTGGCCCAAATTATTGGTAGGCTTCCActtataaaagaaaaaccaaaacttcTCTGAAATAAGTTGAAATTAACAAAAGTAACTGGCATCCACCGTTCTATATTCCATATTTAATAGAACAGACACATTGCTTTTGATTTTCAACgtaacatattattttaaataatacaaaaatgaataGCATGGATAATAATACTGGGACCCTTAATCTAATATTTGGTAGCACGCCCTTTTAAGGCAGTCGCTGCAATCAAGTGCTTTTTTTAGCTCTTAATGAGACTTGTACACTTCTCCGCTGGTCGCTCGGCAAAACTCTTCTGGAGCAAACTGCCCTCACCCAATTGAgagtttcagctctttccatTGGTGTTCAGTTGGACTGAGATCAGGACTCATAGCAGGCCACTTCAGAATGGACCATCCATTCTTGACTGCTTTTAGATGGATGTTCTGGGTCCTTCTCCTGTTGGAGGGACCAGGGCCTTTGGCTAAGACAGAGCTCTCTCACACGGGGCAGGATGTTTAGCTCTAGAATGCTTTGATAAGCTTCTGCTTTCATTGCGCCCCCGCACAGATTCAAGGCCCCCTGTGCCAGACGCGGCAAGGCAACCCAACAACACAAAGACCGTCTTCCAGTAGAAGGGGGTGGCGTGCCAAAGCAGGGACTCGATTTTGGCCCTTGTCTAAACCTCTAGAGATGCATAGGGGAGAGCTAAACTATAGCAAGCCATGTTTTTCACTCCTGTCACTGCCAGGGCTAAATGTAGGCTATGGCAGGGATACGAAAGGTTGACTATGATGGGCCACAAGGTCCACAAGCCTCACTTTTTCATTCCTCACTCTCTACTGCAATAACTCATTAATAACTATGTATGGGGGTGTTTTAGCCATGCTGTCAAAGTGTATtcacactgtaatttatttgaataaaactttgaatgtgtttctttttttttttttaattagcctCCTTGGCATATTGAGACTCTCGGACAAATTTCAATGTTTAACTGACAGAAGctagcaagaaaaaaaagtcatttcgTCTTAAGTTTGACTTAAATCTTCGTCTTACGTCTGGAAATGTAGTCACCTGCCTGACAGGAGCACCGACAGTTTGTCAATGGCGGTTTTTCCCTCGATGGCGAAGCAGTGGTTCTTCTCTATGGTGTGGATGTCTCCGTCGCAGCAGGCCACTATCTTCCCAAAATCCGCGAGCGGCACCCCCAGTTTCTTAAACATGCTGTGGTAAAGCTCCAGGAACTCCTTCTCGAAGGAGACGTTCCTCAGCCGGTAGGCGACATGCAGGACCTGTCCCAGACACACGCCGAAGAGCGCGAAACTCCACAGGAAAGAGTCCGTGGTGCAGGGGTCCGACCATCCCCACAGAGTGGAGCAGAAGAAGCCCAGAGTCAGGAAGGTGAACAGGTAGAGGAGCCCGTAGAAGCCGCTGCCGCCCATGAAGccgaggaagaggaagatgctGGCCAGGTGGAAGACGGAGCCCTCCGAGCCCTCGCGCCATTCCTCACAGAACGGGTACGGCGACGCCTCTTGCTCCACCGTGTAGTTCATGGCTTCGAAGTCCGGAGGCTCCATGTCTCCAAAAAGCGAACTGGACTAGCAGCAGAGTTCGCACCGAGCCGCCCAGG
This sequence is a window from Xiphias gladius isolate SHS-SW01 ecotype Sanya breed wild chromosome 22, ASM1685928v1, whole genome shotgun sequence. Protein-coding genes within it:
- the popdc3 gene encoding popeye domain-containing protein 3 translates to MEPPDFEAMNYTVEQEASPYPFCEEWREGSEGSVFHLASIFLFLGFMGGSGFYGLLYLFTFLTLGFFCSTLWGWSDPCTTDSFLWSFALFGVCLGQVLHVAYRLRNVSFEKEFLELYHSMFKKLGVPLADFGKIVACCDGDIHTIEKNHCFAIEGKTAIDKLSVLLSGRIRVTVNGEFLHYIYPFQFLDSPEWDSLRPSEEGVFQVTLRADNPCRYVAWRRKKLYLLFAKHRYIAKIFALVVRNDIAEKLYSLNDNAFDKSGHRYDLRLPSYCHMAVTELEKADVLLQVPGQSGRTA